One Ogataea parapolymorpha DL-1 chromosome VI, whole genome shotgun sequence DNA window includes the following coding sequences:
- a CDS encoding ubiquitin-conjugating enzyme E2 W produces MPNPSSRILKELKLFQSNPTLQLLPSDDLNVQYVDMKITDNPLYPDTFRLRFIIDKDYPFAPPQVQFVRSHPIPIHPHIYSNGHICLNILYDGWTPAHSLHSVALSIQSMLAGNTDASRPEGDERYCATAPSNPLLSRFMFDDDSV; encoded by the coding sequence ATGCCCAATCCCTCCTCGCGGATCCTGAAAGAGCTAAAACTTTTCCAATCCAACCCCACGTTGCAGCTTCTCCCCTCTGACGACCTCAACGTGCAGTACGTGGACATGAAGATCACAGACAACCCGCTCTATCCAGACACCTTCCGTCTGCGATTTATAATCGATAAAGATTACCCTTTCGCTCCCCCGCAGGTGCAATTTGTGCGATCGCATCCGATCCCGATCCACCCCCACATTTACTCCAATGGCCACATCTGTCTCAATATTTTGTACGACGGCTGGACGCCCGCGCACTCCCTGCATTCTGTAGCTCTTTCGATCCAGAGCATGCTCGCGGGTAACACCGATGCTTCGAGGCCAGAGGGAGACGAGAGATATTGCGCGACAGCTCCCTCGAACCCGCTACTTTCCAGGTTTATGTTTGATGACGATTCCGTCTAA
- a CDS encoding ribonuclease HI: MFLRRCAIPTLGKRAISTPVGSPIYHHDVDFHGDPVVNVYTDGSCRNNQNSELAQAGAAVFFGVNDPRNYGFLLTEKPTNNRAELLSVHEATRIILSDLKEHTHTKFQIMTDSRYVIGCLTEWYPRWQSNGWRNRKGKSVANQDEIRAIMCNVHAINTLYANIGWGPLCFNHVYGHSGIYGNEMADQLATAISGTASAVSAAPVPDTI, encoded by the coding sequence ATGTTTCTTCGACGATGCGCTATCCCCACCCTGGGTAAGCGCGCGATTTCAACCCCAGTCGGGTCTCCAATTTACCATCATGatgttgattttcatgGAGACCCCGTGGTAAATGTCTACACCGACGGCTCGTGCCGGAACAACCAAAACTCTGAGCTCGCACAGGCCGGTGCTGCTGTGTTCTTTGGCGTTAATGATCCACGCAACTATGGCTTTCTGCTTACCGAAAAACCTACCAATAATAGGGCGGAGTTACTGTCCGTGCACGAGGCCACGCGGATCATTCTTAGTGACCTTAAAGAACATACCCATACAAAATTCCAGATCATGACAGACTCCAGGTACGTGATCGGGTGTCTGACAGAATGGTACCCCCGATGGCAGTCTAATGGGTGGCGAAACAGAAAGGGCAAATCTGTTGCGAACCAGGACGAAATTCGAGCGATTATGTGCAACGTGCACGCAATCAATACCCTGTACGCAAATATTGGATGGGGGCCGCTGTGCTTCAATCACGTTTACGGACACAGCGGAATTTATGGCAACGAGATGGCCGACCAACTAGCAACCGCAATTAGCGGAACTGCCTCGGCAGTATCGGCAGCCCCAGTGCCAGACACAATCTAA
- a CDS encoding putative secreted protein, giving the protein MKSFIVPLVFVLANIAPALATPPACLLACAAEVVKSSSQCSSLNQIACVCSNESSEMSSCLKSKCGSNADTAANSFSSVCKSVGASVSSSSSSKASSSSAASSSSKASSTVSSTAASSSTAAPSSSSSVVSSVVSSSVAAASSAAPSTSASSSVSVAEQSSSSSTLATSSVSSSSAAAPSSSIDVQVSAGAPALVANAAGLGLGVLIGLL; this is encoded by the coding sequence ATGAAGTCGTTCATTGTGCCACTCGTTTTTGTTCTAGCTAACATCGCACCGGCTCTTGCCACTCCTCCAGCATGTCTATTGGCATGTGCTGCCGAAGTTGTGAAGAGCTCTTCCCAATGTTCGTCGTTGAATCAAATTGCCTGTGTTTGCAGCAATGAGTCCTCTGAGATGTCTTCTTGTTTGAAATCCAAGTGCGGCAGCAATGCGGACACCGCTGCAAACTCTTTCTCGAGCGTTTGCAAATCCGTCGGCGCCAGCgtcagctccagctcctcgagcaAGGCCTCTTCATCAAGTGCCGCAAGCTCCTCGAGCAAGGCGTCCAGCACTGTCTCCAGCACCGCTGCTTCATCCAGCACTGCTGCTCCAtcatcttcctcatccGTTGTGTCTTCCGTTGTGTCTTCCTCTGTCGCGGCTGCTTCATCGGCTGCCCCATCCACTTCGGCATCCAGCTCGGTTTCCGTTGCCGAGCagtccagctcttcctccaccttggCCACTTCTTCCGTTTCATCCTCGTCCGCTGCCGCTCCATCGTCGTCCATTGACGTGCAGGTCTCTGCGGGCGCCCCGGCTCTCGTTGCCAATGCCGCCGGCCTCGGCCTCGGTGTCTTGATCGGTCTTCTTTAG
- a CDS encoding Metalloprotease: MSQYKVLSQNLEKPDIDDRQYRLIELPNGLVSLVISDPTTDKSAAALDVNVGAFQDPPELPGLAHFCEHLLFMGTSKYPSENEYSSYLSKNSGFSNAFTSAEHTNYYFEVANDAMHGALDRFSQFFISPLFDPNCKDREINAVDSENKKNLQADVWRLHQLNKSLTNREHPYSGFSTGNKVTLGEEPVKRGLDVRAELLKFHEKYYSSNIMRLVIISNESLDTMTKWTVDMFSDIANKNVTPPIYRNSPFDSDTYNGYLIRAKPIMELRSLQLSFPIPDTRPNWDSKPAKYLSHLIGHESEGSLLFHFKRQGWANNLSCGHETVSAGYSAFIVNIDLTPEGLKNYTEVLQHVFKYICLLNVEGPQKWIFQELHEQSTTSFKFMQKTGASQSASRLAGSLHGLEYYDTQGQNPLQKIEEIPPRSTIPSEKLLSTMIVRKYDPEAISNILSYLRPDNFRAMLIARECLEGESVLTEKWYGTEYLPSKIEPQLLQSLVDIYSGPAPSEYSLPERNIFLPTKFSLVEPPKDESQGIVYPKLICNTSDSRVWYKVNTKLGGPRSSVTLKFNLPGSTSTPLNSVLLSLFVEMLDDELNSVSYLASIAGLHHEIGLARSGLSLSISGYSHKLDNLLDRVTNTLLKFTNDESVWDESREERFNIIKEKMLRNLKNFGYSVPFRQIGPMLSALINEDSWMIDDQIDCFDAATFHSLKSFVSNLFGICFVEMFVIGNYSRQEALHINQLVASKLTKALSFTESQFTRGRSLDLPAGEEYHFVKKNVDEENVNSCVETFIQLGHITDQRDRVLAELVSQIIHEPFFDRLRTKEQLGYVVFSGIRQTRTTFGLRLLIQSEKSTGYLLDRMSRFLVKIGHKLSSMGDKEFEKHVNAVITKKLQKVKNLSEERSRFWDSIASGFYDFDKRELDVETLRTIKRQELIDYYHNKILDSSQHGKLIVHLQSQVVPKQSLVSRLTSTISNLVFDMPEYDSVDLSSNQLSELIESKITEDTEITRDVLESIFDDFTLIPNFNHKEQFITAILDELKKEYKLTNTIDNVGEWKSQVPLTGAPNAHIPEKFMDEALLEPKL, translated from the coding sequence ATGTCTCAATATAAAGTGTTGAGCCAAAACCTTGAGAAACCAGACATCGACGACCGCCAGTACCGTCTGATCGAGCTGCCGAACGGACTGGTGTCGTTGGTGATCTCTGACCCTACCACTGACAAATCGGCTGCTGCGCTGGATGTGAACGTTGGCGCGTTCCAGGACCCTCCGGAGTTGCCAGGATTGGCTCATTTTTGCGAACATTTGTTGTTCATGGGCACTTCCAAATACCCTTCCGAAAACGAGTACAGCTCTTATTTATCTAAAAACTCTGGCTTCAGCAATGCCTTCACGTCGGCGGAGCACACAAATTATTATTTCGAGGTGGCAAACGATGCGATGCACGGGGCTCTTGACAGGTTCTCGCAGTTCTTTATCTCGCCGCTTTTCGACCCAAATTGCAAGGACAGAGAGATCAACGCGGTGGACTCtgaaaacaagaaaaatctACAGGCTGACGTGTGGAGATTGCACCAGCTCAACAAATCGCTCACTAACAGGGAGCATCCGTATAGTGGCTTTTCTACGGGTAACAAGGTCACCTTGGGCGAAGAGCCTGTCAAACGGGGCTTGGATGTTAGAGCAGAGCTCCTGAAGTTCCACGAAAAGTACTATTCATCCAATATCATGAGACTAGTCATTATTTCGAATGAGTCTCTGGATACTATGACCAAATGGACCGTCGACATGTTCTCGGACATTGCTAACAAGAACGTGACTCCACCAATCTATAGAAACTCTCCGTTCGACTCAGATACATACAACGGCTACCTGATCCGTGCAAAACCCATAATGGAGCTGCGGTCTTTACAACTTTCGTTCCCCATTCCTGACACGAGACCGAACTGGGACTCAAAACCAGCAAAGTACCTTTCTCATCTCATTGGCCACGAGTCTGAGGGGTCCCTATTGTTCCATTTCAAACGTCAAGGATGGGCCAATAATCTGAGTTGCGGCCACGAAACGGTTTCTGCAGGATACTCCGCATTTATCGTCAACATCGATCTCACTCCTGAGGGCCTAAAAAATTATACCGAAGTGTTGCAGCATGTGTTCAAATATATCTGTCTACTGAATGTAGAAGGTCCGCAGAAATGGATATTCCAGGAATTGCATGAACAGAGCACCACTAGCTTCAAGTTCATGCAGAAAACAGGAGCAAGTCAATCAGCAAGCAGACTGGCCGGCTCTCTCCATGGATTGGAATATTACGACACCCAGGGCCAGAACCCGTTGCAGAAAATCGAAGAAATTCCGCCTCGTTCAACAATTCCGTCCGAAAAGCTTCTGAGCACCATGATTGTCAGAAAATACGATCCTGAAGCAATTAGCAATATTCTTTCGTACTTGAGACCAGACAACTTTCGCGCAATGTTGATAGCTAGGGAGTGTCTAGAAGGCGAGTCCGTGTTGACAGAAAAATGGTATGGCACAGAGTACCTGCCATCCAAGATCGAGCCTCAGCTGTTACAAAGTTTGGTTGATATCTACAGTGGTCCTGCTCCGTCAGAATACAGTTTGCCGGAACGCAACATCTTCCTCCCAACCAAATTCTCCCTGGTCGagcctccaaaagacgAGTCCCAAGGAATTGTTTATCCAAAATTAATTTGCAACACTTCTGACTCGCGAGTCTGGTACAAGGTCAACACAAAACTTGGTGGACCAAGATCCAGCGTCACCCTCAAATTCAACCTTCCTGGATCTACCTCTACGCCGTTGAATTCGGTCTTGCTATCcctttttgttgaaatgCTTGATGACGAGCTTAATAGCGTGTCATACCTTGCAAGCATCGCAGGTCTGCACCACGAAATTGGTCTTGCAAGGTCCGGGTTGAGTTTATCCATCAGCGGATACTCTCACAAGCTCGACAATCTTCTGGACAGGGTCACCAACACATTGCTAAAATTCACAAATGACGAGTCTGTGTGGGACGAGTCAAGAGAGGAGCGGTTCAACATtatcaaggagaaaatgTTGCGGAACCTGAAGAACTTCGGCTATTCCGTGCCTTTCCGTCAGATTGGTCCAATGCTCTCTGCTCTGATCAACGAGGACTCCTGGATGATAGACGACCAGATAGACTGTTTTGATGCCGCGACATTTCACTCGCTGAAGAGTTTTGTGTCCAACTTGTTTGGTATCTGTTTTGTTGAAATGTTTGTGATTGGAAATTACAGCAGGCAGGAAGCTTTGCAcatcaaccagctggtggctTCCAAATTGACCAAGGCTCTTTCATTTACAGAATCGCAGTTCACCAGAGGCCGTTCGTTGGATCTTCCTGCTGGCGAGGAGTACCATtttgtgaagaaaaacgtTGATGAAGAAAACGTCAACTCGTGCGTGGAAACATTTATCCAGTTGGGCCACATCACGGACCAGCGCGACAGAGTGCTTGCCGAGCTAGTTTCGCAGATAATTCACGAGCCTTTTTTTGACCGTCTTAGGAccaaggagcagcttggTTACGTtgttttttcaggaatCAGACAGACCAGAACCACCTTTGGACTGCGACTCTTGATTCAAAGCGAGAAAAGTACTGGCTACTTGCTTGATAGAATGTCGAGATTCCTGGTGAAAATCGGACACAAATTGTCTTCCATGGGCGACAAGGAGTTTGAAAAGCACGTGAATGCGGTGATTACAAAGAAGCTACAGAAGGTGAAGAATCTTTCAGAGGAGAGGAGTAGGTTTTGGGACTCTATTGCATCTGGTTTCTACGACTTTGACAAAAGAGAATTGGATGTTGAGACGTTGAGAACAATCAAACGCCAGGAGCTTATTGATTACTACCacaacaagatcttggactcgtcgCAGCACGGGAAGCTGATTGTGCACTTGCAAAGCCAGGTTGTTCCAAAGCAGTCTTTGGTGAGCCGACTCACAAGCACTATTTCGAATTTGGTGTTTGATATGCCTGAGTACGACTCTGTCGACCTGAGCTCCAACCAGCTAAGTGAGCTGATAGAGAGTAAAATTACAGAGGACACTGAGATTACGAGAGACGTTCTGGAGTCTATTTTTGACGACTTCACCCTGATTCCGAACTTCAACCACAAAGAGCAATTTATCACTGCtattttggacgagctcaagaaggagtACAAGTTGACCAACACCATCGACAACGTCGGCGAATGGAAGTCGCAGGTGCCGCTTACAGGGGCCCCCAACGCCCACATCCCGGAGAAGTTTATGGATGAGGCCTTGCTGGAGCCCAAACtataa
- a CDS encoding Fructose-6-phosphate 2-kinase/fructose-2,6-biphosphatase, whose amino-acid sequence MSEDLAEIEEPKIPGNYSARRQNRWLPPSSRGDENGANNKSERHVPPHVHEDVDEIHKTVSRFHVSPAQLYSTDSGKLYHAGCICIVLVGPPARGKTNLSISLCRYLRWLGVRANLFHLGDIRREKTKHVPFDFFDPKPESEEAKRVRQELTDLAVRDVLNFFQNDMGQIAIYDAVNGVSSQRRELARVLQQHSVKVIFIESLIDDPKLLESNIADAAKSPDYINWDAEEAIADYKKRVSVVAHSYEEMDEEELTYIKFINFGEKLLVNKSKHDFLTTKIIFYLMNSKIKKGSIYFARCSNNKLDFKSDPPLDAKGQEYAHKLFDTMVKHYREQGHDSLPADLQVWTSVRLRTTQLAQVFKDVGLAVTHRPEMTQLNPGDAHGLTDEELKEKFPDDYQRHQLDPYHHRYPRADCYHDLALKLEPLIMEIERLTNDVLVIADETVIQVFYGYLMASSCSDIPFLKFPQSEVTKITYNAYMNKATRIKIEGLKE is encoded by the coding sequence ATGTCCGAAGACCTGGCTGAAATTGAAGAGCCCAAGATTCCGGGCAACTATTCTGCACGCAGGCAGAACAGATGGCTTCCGCCCTCGTCGAGAGGCGACGAAAACGGCGCAAACAACAAAAGCGAGCGACATGTCCCACCCCACGTCCATGAGGACGTAGACGAGATTCACAAGACAGTGTCGCGCTTCCACGTGTCCCCCGCGCAGCTATACTCCACAGACTCTGGGAAGCTGTACCATGCGGGGTGTATTTGCATCGTTTTGGTGGGACCGCCTGCGCGCGGTAAAACCAACTTGTCCATCAGCCTGTGCAGGTATTTGCGATGGCTGGGAGTGCGGGCCAATTTGTTCCACCTGGGCGACATTAGAAGAGAGAAGACGAAACACGTGCCGTTCGACTTTTTCGACCCAAAGCCGGAAAGCGAGGAGGCGAAACGGGTGCGCCAGGAACTGACCGACCTGGCCGTGCGAGACGtgctcaattttttccagaacgacATGGGCCAGATCGCCATTTACGACGCAGTCAACGGCGTGAGCTCGCAGAGGCGCGAGCTCGCACGTGTGCTGCAGCAGCACAGCGTGAAGGTGATTTTCATCGAGAGCCTGATCGACGACCCGAAACTGCTGGAGAGCAACATAGCTGACGCGGCAAAATCGCCAGACTACATCAACTGGGACGCCGAGGAGGCCATTGCGGACTACAAGAAGCGGGTTAGCGTGGTGGCTCACTCGTACGAGgagatggacgaggaggagctcacGTACATCAAGTTTATCAATTTTGGCGAGAAGttgctggtgaacaagTCGAAGCACGACTTCCTCACGACGAAAATAATATTCTATCTGATgaactccaaaatcaagaagggctctatttattttgcaAGATGctccaacaacaagctcgaCTTCAAGAGCGACCCGCCCCTGGACGCCAAGGGCCAGGAGTATGCGCACAAGCTGTTCGACACGATGGTGAAACATTACCGGGAACAAGGCCACGACAGTCTGCCTGCGGACTTGCAAGTGTGGACGTCTGTGAGACTGCGCACGACACAGCTGGCGCAGGTGTTCAAGGATGTTGGGCTGGCAGTGACACACCGCCCGGAAATGACGCAGCTGAACCCTGGCGACGCTCACGGACTCACAGACGAGGAGCTAAAGGAAAAGTTTCCCGACGACTATCAGAGACACCAGCTCGATCCGTACCATCACCGGTACCCGCGAGCAGACTGCTACCACGACCTTGCGTTGAAGCTGGAGCCGCTGATCATGGAGATCGAGCGCTTGACGAACGACGTGCTGGTCATCGCGGACGAGACGGTCATCCAGGTGTTCTACGGCTACCtgatggcctcgtcgtGCAGCGACATCCCGTTCCTCAAGTTCCCGCAATCAGAGGTCACGAAAATAACCTACAATGCTTACATGAACAAGGCGACCAGAATCAAGATCGAGGGTCTAAAGGAGTAA